A region of the Deinococcus planocerae genome:
GTACCGCGCCCTGCGCGCCGAGGTCGAGCACCACGCTCGCGCGTACCACGAGCAGGACGCCCCCGAGATTCCCGATGACGTGTACGACCGGATGGTGCGGGAACTGCGGGCGATGGAGGAACTGCACCCCGAGTGGGCCGTCGGCGAGACCCCCACCGGACAGGTCGGCGGGGCGCCCAGCGGGGCCTTCCAGCACGTCAACCACCCCACCCCCATGACCAGCCTCGACAACGTGTTCGACGACGAGGAGTTGAGCGAGTGGCAGGAGAAGCTGGCCCGCGCGCTGAACCTCCCCCCCGACTACGACGGGTTCACCTACACCGGCGAACTCAAGATCGACGGCCTGAGCGTGAACCTCTACTACGTGGACGGCGTGCTCCAGTGGGGCGCCACCCGCGGCAACGGCGTGACGGGCGAGATGGTGACCGAGCAGGTCCTCACCGTGCCGGGCATCCCGCGCACCCTGCCGGGGCTGAAGGGGGAACTGGAGGTGCGCGGCGAGGTCTACCTCTCGCGGGCCGACTTCGCCGCCTACAACGCGCGGGCGGAGGAGCTGGGCACGCCTCTCCTCAAGAATCCCCGCAACGGCGCCGCCGGGGCGCTGCGGCAGAAGGACCCGGAGGTGACCCGCAGCCGCAACCTGGGGGCGCTGTTCTACAGCCTGGGCAAACGGGACGGGGTGCCCGTGCGGTCGCAGTCGGAATTGCTGACCTGGCTCGCCGGGCACGGCTTCCCCACCAGCCGTTACACGGAGACCTTCACCGGGACCCTGGCCGCCGCCGACTACCACCGCCGGATGACCGAGGGGCGCGCGGGCTTCGAGTTCGATGCGGACGGCACCGTCCTGAAGCTCGATTCCCTCAACCTCCAGGACGAGGCGGGCTTCACCAGCCGGGCGCCGCGGTGGGCCATCGCCTACAAATTCCCGGTGGAGGAGGTCGAGACGGTCCTCGAACACATCGTCATCAACGTGGGCCGCACCGGGAAACTCGCGCCGCTGGCGCACCTCTCTCCGCGGCTGATCGAGGGGAGCACCGTCAGCCGCGCGACGTTGCACAACGAGGACTACATCGCAGGCATGGACCTGCGAATCGGGGACACGGTGGTCGTCCGCAAGTCGGGCGGCGTGATCCCCCAGATCATGCGGGTGGTCCTGGAGAGGCGGCCCGAGGGCGCGGTGCCCTTCGAGTTCCCCACCCACTGCCCCGAGTGTGCTCATGAGGCGGTGCGGGCGGAGGGGGACGCGAACACCTACTGCCCCAACCCCGCCTGCCCGGCCCAGCAGTACGAGCGGCTGCGCTACTTCGTGAGCAAGGGGGCAATGGACGTGCGCGGGCTGGGCGACCGCATGATCGAGCAACTCCTCAGCGTGGGCCTGGTGAAGGACGCCGCCGACCTCTACACGCTGAGCGCCGAGCAACTCGCCGAGCTGGAGCGCAGCGGCGAGAAGAAGGCGGCGAACGTTCTCGCCCAACTGGAGGCGAGCAAGACCCGGCCCCTGTGGAGATTGATCAACGCCCTCGGGATTTCTCACGTCGGGGAGCGGGGTGCGCAGACCCTCGCCCGCGAGTTCGGGACGCTCGACGCGTTGCTGGCCGCCACACCCGAG
Encoded here:
- the ligA gene encoding NAD-dependent DNA ligase LigA — translated: MDQAVPDTSAAVHADVTEEQYRALRAEVEHHARAYHEQDAPEIPDDVYDRMVRELRAMEELHPEWAVGETPTGQVGGAPSGAFQHVNHPTPMTSLDNVFDDEELSEWQEKLARALNLPPDYDGFTYTGELKIDGLSVNLYYVDGVLQWGATRGNGVTGEMVTEQVLTVPGIPRTLPGLKGELEVRGEVYLSRADFAAYNARAEELGTPLLKNPRNGAAGALRQKDPEVTRSRNLGALFYSLGKRDGVPVRSQSELLTWLAGHGFPTSRYTETFTGTLAAADYHRRMTEGRAGFEFDADGTVLKLDSLNLQDEAGFTSRAPRWAIAYKFPVEEVETVLEHIVINVGRTGKLAPLAHLSPRLIEGSTVSRATLHNEDYIAGMDLRIGDTVVVRKSGGVIPQIMRVVLERRPEGAVPFEFPTHCPECAHEAVRAEGDANTYCPNPACPAQQYERLRYFVSKGAMDVRGLGDRMIEQLLSVGLVKDAADLYTLSAEQLAELERSGEKKAANVLAQLEASKTRPLWRLINALGISHVGERGAQTLAREFGTLDALLAATPERIEAISGMGATLAGSVTAALTDENMRGLLRRLREHGVNPVEESVERGAALAGLNFVITGSLSRPREEIKALLEREGARVTGSVTKKTDYLIAGEDAGSKLDRARELETEVLDEAGLAALLEERGVVSG